The Algoriphagus sanaruensis genome window below encodes:
- the rsmG gene encoding 16S rRNA (guanine(527)-N(7))-methyltransferase RsmG, producing the protein MNSGTALILSYFPNLTENQIDQFDRLKELYEEWNAKINVISRKDMDQFYIHHVLHSLGIAEVMQFQPGSKVLDIGTGGGFPGIPLAILFPDTHFHLVDSIGKKITVVKEVAKALKLTNVEAQQARAESLVRKYDFVISRAVTRMINFYPWVIGKIKKEDFNEFPNGILYLKGGDVDEEMEETGKSYVTYHLSDYFQEEFFETKKVVYMPWEDKR; encoded by the coding sequence ATGAATTCAGGTACAGCTTTGATCTTATCCTATTTTCCAAATTTGACGGAAAATCAAATCGATCAATTTGATCGGTTGAAAGAATTGTATGAAGAATGGAATGCGAAGATCAATGTAATCAGCCGTAAGGACATGGATCAATTTTATATCCACCATGTCCTTCACTCCTTGGGGATAGCTGAGGTAATGCAATTCCAACCCGGCTCGAAGGTCTTAGACATTGGAACAGGGGGAGGATTTCCCGGAATTCCTTTGGCAATTCTTTTTCCGGATACCCATTTTCATTTGGTTGATTCAATCGGTAAAAAAATTACAGTAGTAAAAGAGGTAGCCAAGGCCTTAAAACTTACCAATGTAGAAGCGCAACAAGCTAGAGCTGAATCTTTGGTTCGGAAATATGACTTTGTAATCAGCCGAGCAGTAACACGGATGATCAATTTTTATCCTTGGGTAATAGGAAAAATCAAAAAAGAGGATTTTAACGAATTCCCCAATGGCATCCTGTATCTCAAAGGTGGAGATGTCGATGAGGAAATGGAAGAAACTGGCAAATCCTATGTTACCTACCATCTGAGCGACTACTTTCAAGAAGAATTTTTTGAGACCAAAAAAGTGGTCTATATGCCTTGGGAAGACAAAAGGTGA